From a single Hemitrygon akajei chromosome 28, sHemAka1.3, whole genome shotgun sequence genomic region:
- the LOC140717512 gene encoding histone H1-like — protein sequence MTETAPAETAPPAAPAAAKKTPKKKAAARSKPTGPSLGEQIDKIVAGCHDRKGMSGTAIIKALAVSGVDVVKLRPQIKMSIKRKVENGSLVQAKGSGVSGSFKSGKGKTAVKVVKKANKPAAKKSATKKSPSKKLGAKKPAAKKVGGKKPAAKKAAAKKPAAKKAAAKKPAAKKAAVKKPAAKKPAAKKAASKPKSPKKAAAPKTKAAKKPKSKSAKPKKTAVKK from the coding sequence ATGACTGAGACAGCACCCGCCGAAACGGCTCCTCCAGCCGCACCCGCCGCCGCAAAGAAGACTCCCAAGAAGAAGGCGGCTGCCCGGAGCAAACCAACCGGTCCCTCGCTGGGCGAACAGATCGATAAGATCGTGGCGGGTTGTCACGATAGGAAGGGTATGTCCGGTACGGCCATCATTAAGGCTCTGGCCGTCAGCGGTGTCGATGTGGTGAAACTTCGCCCCCAGATCAAGATGAGCATTAAGAGGAAAGTGGAAAACGGCTCCTTGGTTCAGGCCAAGGGCTCGGGTGTTTCGGGATCCTTTAAATCCGGTAAAGGAAAAACTGCCgtgaaggtggtgaagaaagcgaacAAGCCAGCGGCAAAGAAATCTGCCACCAAGAAATCTCCCAGTAAGAAGCTTGGCGCCAAGAAACCCGCGGCTAAGAAAGTGGGAGGTAAGAAACCAGCAGCTAAGAAAGCGGCAGCTAAGAAACCAGCGGCTAAGAAAGCGGCAGCTAAGAAACCAGCGGCTAAGAAAGCGGCAGTTAAGAAACCAGCAGCTAAGAAACCCGCGGCTAAGAAAGCGGCGTCGAAGCCCAAGAGCCCCAAGAAAGCCGCAGCCCCGAAGACGAAGGCGGCCAAGAAGCCGAAGTCGAAATCCGCAAAACCCAAGAAGACAGCAGTCAAAAAGTGA
- the LOC140717511 gene encoding histone H3: MARTKQTARKSTGGKAPRKQLATKAARKSAPATGGVKKPHRYRPGTVALREIRRYQKSTELLIRKLPFQRLVREIAQDFKTDLRFQSSAVMALQEASEAYLVGLFEDTNLCAIHAKRVTIMPKDIQLARRIRGERA, translated from the coding sequence ATGGCCCGCACCAAGCAGACAGCGCGCAAATCGACTGGCGGAAAAGCTCCTCGCAAACAGTTGGCGACCAAAGCGGCGCGGAAGAGCGCTCCTGCCACCGGCGGAGTGAAGAAGCCTCATCGCTACCGGCCTGGCACCGTGGCTCTGAGGGAGATCCGGCGCTACCAGAAATCCACCGAGCTGCTCATCCGCAAACTTCCCTTCCAGCGCCTGGTCCGGGAGATCGCTCAGGACTTCAAAACCGATCTGCGTTTCCAGAGCTCGGCGGTCATGGCCCTGCAGGAGGCAAGTGAGGCTTACCTGGTCGGGCTCTTTGAGGACACTAACCTGTGCGCCATCCACGCCAAGCGAGTCACCATTATGCCCAAGGACATCCAGTTGGCCCGCCGCATCCGCGGGGAGCGCGCCTAA
- the LOC140717765 gene encoding histone H2B-like has protein sequence MPDPPKPAPKKGAKKALAKPASKSGKKRKRSRKESYAIYIYKVMKQVHPDTGISSKAMSIMNSFVSDIFERIAGEASRLAHYNKRSTISSREIQTAVRLLLPGELAKHAVSEGTKAVTKYTSSK, from the coding sequence ATGCCTGATCCACCGAAACCCGCTCCCAAGAAGGGCGCCAAGAAAGCTCTGGCCAAACCGGCGAGCAAGTCTGGCAAGAAGCGCAAGAGGTCGAGGAAGGAGAGTTACGCCATCTACATCTACAAAGTGATGAAGCAGGTTCACCCCGACACCGGCATCTCCTCCAAGGCCATGAGCATCATGAATTCATTTGTGAGCGATATTTTCGAGCGCATCGCAGGTGAGGCATCCCGCCTGGCCCATTACAACAAGCGGTCCACCATCAGCTCCCGGGAGATCCAGACCGCCGTGCGCCTGCTGCTGCCCGGGGAGCTGGCCAAGCACGCCGTGTCCGAAGGGACAAAGGCGGTGACCAAGTACACCAGCTCCAAGTAA
- the LOC140717514 gene encoding histone H4 — translation MSGRGKGGKGLGKGGAKRHRKVLRDNIQGITKPAIRRLARRGGVKRISGLIYEETRGVLKVFLENVIRDAVTYTEHAKRKTVTAMDVVYALKRQGRTLYGFGG, via the coding sequence ATGTccggcagagggaaaggaggcaaAGGACTGGGCAAAGGCGGAGCCAAGCGGCACCGTAAAGTGCTCCGTGAtaacatccagggcatcaccaAACCGGCCATCCGCCGTCTGGCTCGCCGTGGCGGCGTCAAGCGGATCTCTGGTCTGATCTACGAGGAGACCCGCGGGGTGCTGAAGGTTTTCCTGGAGAATGTGATCCGGGATGCGGTCACCTACACTGAACACGCCAAGCGCAAGACGGTCACTGCCATGGATGTGGTGTACGCTCTGAAACGCCAGGGCCGCACTCTCTATGGCTTCGGCGGCTGA
- the LOC140717849 gene encoding histone H4-like, whose product MSDRGKGGKGLGKGGAKRHRKVLRDNIQGITKPAIRRLTRRGGVKRISGLIYEETRGVLKVFLENVIRDAVTYTEHAKRKTVTAMDVVYALKRQGRTLYGFGG is encoded by the coding sequence ATGTCTGACAGAGGGAAAGGAGGCAAAGGACTGGGCAAAGGCGGAGCCAAGCGGCACCGTAAAGTGCTCCGTGAtaacatccagggcatcaccaAACCGGCCATCCGCCGTCTGACTCGCCGTGGCGGCGTCAAGCGGATCTCGGGTCTGATCTACGAGGAGACCCGCGGGGTGCTGAAGGTTTTCCTGGAGAATGTGATCCGAGATGCGGTCACCTACACTGAACACGCCAAGCGCAAGACGGTCACTGCCATGGATGTGGTGTACGCTCTGAAACGCCAGGGCCGCACTCTCTATGGCTTCGGCGGCTGA